The Desmonostoc muscorum LEGE 12446 genome includes a region encoding these proteins:
- a CDS encoding universal stress protein, with translation MLARLQSAIGRNDLIEQMVLLPEPKNQFSQQSTTASSVNLIVAYDASPNSHTALDIAFWIAHQTRLATNAEVTVQAVYVLEDNQSSQYPNILNFPIQQPSLECQVSEISKSATLVLTQPKLQTVITPLQQADKILWQARSLAEEWQGCFKSHLRFGSVSTELKKVVELEAADILFVGCKSVNHPMIEALDSDFPCAVLGIPSCIDE, from the coding sequence ATGTTAGCACGTCTGCAAAGTGCCATAGGTCGAAATGACTTAATTGAACAAATGGTATTATTGCCAGAACCAAAAAATCAATTTTCTCAACAATCGACCACAGCAAGTTCAGTTAACTTAATTGTTGCTTATGATGCTTCTCCTAACAGTCATACAGCATTGGATATTGCCTTTTGGATTGCCCATCAAACACGCTTAGCCACCAATGCAGAAGTCACAGTTCAGGCTGTTTATGTGTTAGAAGATAATCAAAGCAGCCAGTATCCAAATATCTTGAATTTCCCGATACAACAGCCTTCATTAGAATGTCAGGTTAGTGAAATATCAAAATCTGCCACCCTTGTCTTAACTCAACCCAAATTGCAGACAGTCATCACTCCCCTACAACAAGCAGATAAAATTCTTTGGCAAGCGCGAAGTCTGGCTGAAGAATGGCAAGGTTGTTTCAAATCTCATTTACGATTTGGTTCCGTTTCCACAGAACTGAAAAAAGTGGTGGAATTAGAAGCAGCCGATATACTGTTTGTAGGTTGTAAATCTGTCAATCATCCCATGATTGAGGCACTAGATTCTGATTTTCCCTGCGCCGTTTTGGGCATTCCTAGTTGTATTGATGAATAA
- a CDS encoding ABC transporter ATP-binding protein, with product MKYTSLPIDTQNEVMPRPGFLEIENLVKSYPTPDKDDFVVLDGVNLTIGENEYISVIGHSGCGKSTLLKIIGGLEKATSGSVRLDGKEIRKPGAERMMVFQNYALLPWLTVRENIRLAVDEVLKNANRAEKISIVNEHLSMVNLTAAADKYPDELSGGMKQRVGIARALAIRPKMLLMDEPFGALDALTRGKLQRQVLDIWENHRQAVMMITHDVDEAIYMSDRIVLMTNGPAANIGEILEVPFEHPRDRAAMRNSKEYFELRNHALNFLDRYFTQDE from the coding sequence ATGAAATATACCTCATTACCTATTGATACTCAGAACGAAGTTATGCCCCGTCCTGGATTTTTAGAAATTGAAAATTTAGTCAAGTCTTATCCGACACCAGATAAAGATGATTTTGTAGTGTTAGACGGAGTTAATCTGACGATTGGTGAAAATGAATATATTTCTGTAATTGGTCACTCTGGTTGTGGAAAATCAACGCTACTGAAGATTATCGGTGGTTTAGAAAAAGCAACTTCCGGCTCAGTACGTTTAGATGGAAAAGAAATTCGCAAGCCAGGAGCAGAGCGGATGATGGTATTTCAGAATTACGCATTGTTACCTTGGTTAACAGTGCGAGAAAATATCCGTTTAGCTGTGGATGAAGTGTTAAAAAATGCTAATCGCGCTGAGAAAATTAGCATTGTAAACGAACACTTGTCAATGGTAAACTTAACGGCGGCGGCTGATAAGTATCCTGATGAACTTTCTGGAGGTATGAAACAACGGGTAGGTATTGCCAGAGCTTTAGCAATTCGTCCCAAAATGCTACTAATGGATGAACCTTTTGGGGCGCTAGATGCACTCACTCGCGGTAAATTGCAGCGGCAAGTATTGGATATTTGGGAAAACCATCGGCAAGCAGTGATGATGATTACCCACGATGTAGACGAGGCAATTTATATGTCCGATCGCATCGTCTTAATGACCAACGGCCCAGCTGCTAATATTGGGGAGATCTTAGAAGTTCCTTTTGAGCATCCACGCGATCGCGCCGCCATGCGAAACTCAAAAGAATATTTTGAACTCCGCAACCACGCCCTAAATTTCCTAGATCGATATTTCACACAAGACGAGTAA
- a CDS encoding ABC transporter substrate-binding protein codes for MGDHNYTRRDFIKGIGATTAGIALSSCAISGDRSAKGLTEEALAVQPVVKSGDLEKPDLTVGYVPVNDCAPFAIAWKKGFFRKYGLNVTLNREASWANSRDGLIFGRLDASPVVSGAVTNARIGAEGARHAPLCAAMTIHRHGNAMTMNKAMWNFGLRPWYEYQEKYGDGALEAFGKDFRGYFDSQPPERKVWAVVLSSSIYEYFIRYISAAAGVDPLKEFRVIIVPPPQMVTNVRIGAMQAYMVAEPWNTRAITGNENIGFTFAQGKEVWLGHPDRLLGVMESFIEKYPKTYRSLVKAMIEACQYCSKVENRQEVAELLTDRSFTGAKPKNKNAPIAKFTSPGILGNYNYGGFDAKDRTIQAADTTIFYDIPDNLPKQPGEHSTFLWRSRSIWLMTQAARWGQIKELPKDAEKIAAKGWRTDLYREIATEMGIQCPKDDYKVEPPEVFIDKKGFDPSDPVGYLNSFAIRANAPTSFFMS; via the coding sequence ATGGGCGATCATAACTACACTCGACGAGACTTTATCAAAGGAATAGGAGCAACCACAGCCGGAATCGCCCTTTCTTCTTGTGCAATTTCCGGAGATCGATCCGCCAAAGGACTAACAGAAGAAGCCTTAGCTGTGCAACCGGTAGTTAAATCCGGCGATTTAGAAAAACCCGATCTTACCGTTGGATACGTTCCTGTTAATGATTGTGCGCCATTTGCGATCGCTTGGAAAAAAGGCTTCTTCCGCAAATATGGTTTAAACGTCACACTCAACCGCGAAGCCAGTTGGGCTAACTCCCGCGACGGCTTAATCTTTGGTCGCTTAGACGCTTCACCCGTAGTATCCGGTGCCGTTACCAACGCCAGAATCGGTGCCGAAGGCGCACGCCACGCCCCCTTGTGTGCAGCGATGACCATTCACCGCCACGGTAACGCCATGACCATGAATAAAGCCATGTGGAATTTTGGGCTGCGTCCGTGGTACGAGTACCAAGAAAAATACGGCGATGGTGCTTTGGAAGCCTTCGGCAAAGATTTTCGAGGCTACTTCGATAGTCAGCCACCAGAACGCAAAGTTTGGGCAGTTGTTCTCAGTTCGTCCATTTACGAATACTTTATCCGTTACATATCCGCCGCCGCGGGTGTCGATCCTCTCAAAGAATTCCGCGTTATCATTGTTCCACCGCCCCAGATGGTGACAAACGTGCGAATTGGCGCCATGCAAGCTTATATGGTTGCAGAACCTTGGAACACAAGAGCAATTACAGGAAACGAAAACATCGGCTTTACCTTCGCCCAAGGCAAAGAAGTCTGGTTGGGACACCCAGACCGACTTTTGGGGGTAATGGAATCTTTCATCGAGAAATATCCTAAAACCTATCGTTCCCTCGTCAAAGCAATGATTGAAGCTTGCCAGTATTGCAGCAAAGTGGAAAATCGCCAAGAAGTTGCCGAACTGCTGACAGATCGTTCCTTTACAGGTGCAAAACCCAAAAATAAAAATGCCCCGATCGCCAAATTTACCAGTCCGGGAATTCTCGGTAACTACAACTATGGCGGCTTTGATGCCAAAGACCGCACTATTCAAGCCGCTGACACCACAATTTTCTACGATATTCCAGACAACCTCCCCAAACAGCCAGGAGAACACTCGACATTTTTATGGAGATCTAGAAGTATTTGGTTAATGACTCAAGCAGCGCGATGGGGACAAATTAAAGAACTCCCCAAAGATGCCGAAAAAATAGCCGCAAAAGGTTGGAGAACGGATTTATATCGAGAGATAGCAACTGAAATGGGCATTCAATGTCCCAAGGATGATTACAAAGTTGAACCACCAGAAGTATTTATAGATAAGAAAGGCTTTGATCCCAGCGATCCAGTGGGCTATCTGAATAGTTTTGCTATCAGGGCTAATGCTCCCACTAGTTTTTTCATGTCTTAA
- the ntrB gene encoding nitrate ABC transporter permease: MIFQLNLAAIAAIAGQTAWKKAKPVILKDVFFLPVLGFLGIILLWWIIALANHQLMPTPPEALLANLDYILNPFYQRGPGNLGIGWLLIASLRRVILGFLLGAVVAIPLGFLIGMSRPAMLALNPIIQIFKPVSPLAWLPIALAIFNLADPSAIFVIFITSLWPTIINTALGVSSVSKDYLNVARVLEMPRWRQIIKIIWPASLPYIFTGLRISLGIAWLVIVAVEMLTGGVGIGFFVWDEWSRLNLSSVFLAVLVIGLTGLILDYALGKIQELVTRRPTTFN; the protein is encoded by the coding sequence ATGATCTTTCAACTAAATTTAGCAGCGATCGCGGCGATCGCTGGACAGACTGCTTGGAAAAAGGCAAAACCAGTCATCCTTAAAGATGTCTTCTTTTTACCTGTTTTGGGTTTTTTGGGGATAATTTTGTTGTGGTGGATTATTGCACTTGCCAACCACCAATTAATGCCCACCCCACCAGAAGCCCTATTAGCTAATTTAGACTACATTTTAAATCCCTTCTACCAGAGAGGTCCCGGCAACTTAGGAATTGGTTGGTTATTGATAGCAAGTCTGCGAAGGGTAATACTGGGCTTTTTGTTAGGTGCGGTAGTAGCCATACCTCTAGGGTTTCTGATTGGTATGTCCAGACCGGCAATGCTAGCCCTCAATCCCATCATTCAAATTTTTAAACCCGTATCGCCTTTAGCTTGGTTGCCCATCGCCTTAGCTATTTTCAACTTGGCAGATCCCTCAGCCATTTTTGTCATCTTTATTACCTCCTTATGGCCGACAATTATTAATACCGCCTTAGGGGTTTCTAGCGTTTCCAAAGATTACTTAAATGTGGCACGAGTATTAGAAATGCCACGTTGGCGGCAGATTATAAAAATAATTTGGCCTGCAAGTTTACCCTATATTTTTACAGGTTTGCGAATTAGTTTAGGCATCGCTTGGCTGGTAATCGTCGCCGTAGAAATGCTCACAGGTGGTGTTGGCATTGGCTTTTTCGTCTGGGACGAATGGAGCCGCTTAAACCTCAGTTCAGTCTTTTTAGCCGTCTTAGTAATTGGCTTAACCGGATTAATTCTTGATTACGCCCTCGGTAAAATCCAAGAATTAGTAACTCGCCGCCCCACAACTTTCAACTAA
- a CDS encoding sensor histidine kinase — protein MDFSQFLADKADIILDKWVTAVRKDQRIESADDLSYTAIKNHIPNVLKAMVTVLSKFEDSDIQSIVVASFEHGAIRAEQGFEPTEIAREYHLLRKVIFDTIHQDLLKGTPSEIIRSMRLIDAIVDEAIARCFKSYVEERLRELRQLQISLTLHNQELTRLISANQEYISQLAHELKHPLTSIIGYSDLFLRQQRKKSQIKDNYTNLEHIERVLRNGRQLLHLINDVLELSRYDAGQIKLQLAPTNLPELISNVCQMLEPLAVEKNLQIVVDSDGAPQELITDSFQLQQIVTNLISNAIRYTESGTIIVMCQVLEKQRWAIAVSDTGIGIAPEDQAQIFEPYFRVSASDRPYLPDSTGLGLAIVWRLVKLLQGEINLVSEVGVGSTFTVVFPLQLELEKN, from the coding sequence ATGGATTTTAGTCAATTCCTGGCTGACAAAGCTGATATCATCTTAGATAAGTGGGTGACAGCAGTTCGCAAAGATCAACGGATTGAAAGTGCTGATGATTTATCCTATACAGCAATCAAAAATCATATTCCCAATGTTTTGAAAGCAATGGTAACGGTGCTTTCAAAATTTGAGGATAGTGATATTCAGTCAATAGTTGTTGCCAGTTTTGAGCATGGGGCGATTCGAGCCGAACAAGGCTTTGAGCCAACAGAAATTGCCAGAGAATATCATCTGTTAAGAAAAGTAATATTTGACACTATTCACCAAGATTTACTGAAAGGAACACCGTCAGAGATCATTCGTTCTATGCGTTTGATTGACGCTATTGTAGATGAAGCGATCGCTCGGTGTTTCAAGAGTTATGTTGAAGAACGGTTGCGAGAATTGAGACAGTTACAAATATCATTAACGCTGCACAATCAGGAACTCACACGGTTAATTAGCGCCAATCAAGAGTATATTTCCCAACTAGCCCACGAATTAAAACATCCGCTAACTTCCATTATTGGTTACTCGGATTTGTTTTTACGCCAGCAACGAAAAAAGTCCCAGATAAAAGACAACTACACCAATTTAGAACATATTGAACGGGTGCTACGCAATGGTAGACAATTACTTCACTTAATCAATGATGTACTAGAACTTTCGCGGTATGATGCGGGACAGATAAAACTCCAACTAGCACCTACTAATCTGCCCGAACTAATTAGTAATGTGTGTCAAATGTTGGAACCTTTAGCTGTGGAGAAAAATTTACAAATCGTAGTAGATAGCGATGGTGCCCCGCAAGAATTAATTACAGATTCTTTCCAATTGCAACAGATTGTTACAAATCTTATTAGTAATGCGATTCGCTACACAGAGTCGGGGACTATTATTGTAATGTGTCAGGTGTTGGAGAAACAGAGATGGGCGATCGCAGTTTCTGACACTGGAATTGGCATTGCACCGGAAGATCAAGCCCAGATATTTGAACCCTATTTTCGTGTCAGTGCTAGCGATCGTCCCTACCTTCCTGATAGTACAGGATTAGGATTGGCAATAGTTTGGCGCTTGGTGAAACTATTACAAGGTGAAATTAACTTAGTTTCTGAAGTAGGCGTTGGTTCAACTTTCACAGTAGTTTTCCCCTTACAATTAGAGCTAGAAAAAAATTAA
- the rnc gene encoding ribonuclease III: MHKLLTFRDEKLLRRALTHRSYVHENPGEGEHNERLEFLGDALLNFLSGEYLYRRHPEKGEDELTRRRSALVDEKQLAKFAEEVDLNFKMRLGKGAIQDGGYYNPNLLSSTFEAVLAAYYLDNNSDIEAVRAIIEPLFDSVPEQIVVSRSNVDSKNRFQEWVQRNVTQIPPKYFTVQTGGLSHAPEFIAKVLVDEKIYGEGKGRNKKDAEKAAAEDALAKLKKQGLL; the protein is encoded by the coding sequence ATGCATAAACTTCTAACATTCCGTGATGAAAAACTTCTACGCCGTGCGCTGACTCACCGTTCTTATGTTCATGAAAACCCAGGAGAAGGCGAACATAATGAACGCCTAGAATTTCTCGGTGATGCTTTGCTGAATTTCTTAAGTGGAGAGTATCTGTATCGCCGTCATCCAGAAAAGGGAGAAGATGAATTAACGCGGCGGCGTTCTGCATTGGTAGATGAAAAGCAACTGGCAAAGTTCGCTGAAGAAGTAGATTTAAATTTTAAAATGCGGCTGGGAAAAGGTGCTATTCAAGACGGAGGATACTATAATCCGAATTTACTTAGTAGTACATTTGAAGCTGTTCTTGCTGCTTATTATCTAGATAATAATTCAGATATTGAAGCAGTTCGCGCAATTATAGAACCGCTATTTGATTCTGTACCTGAACAAATTGTTGTTTCTCGTTCTAATGTAGACTCAAAAAATCGCTTTCAAGAATGGGTACAACGTAATGTTACCCAAATTCCTCCTAAATATTTTACAGTTCAAACAGGTGGTTTGTCTCACGCGCCAGAGTTCATCGCCAAAGTACTTGTAGATGAAAAAATCTACGGCGAAGGTAAGGGACGCAATAAAAAAGATGCTGAGAAAGCTGCTGCTGAAGATGCGTTAGCTAAGTTGAAAAAGCAAGGGTTATTGTAG
- a CDS encoding NYN domain-containing protein: MIHANKSSDRQTSQQKNSIAIFWDLQNVYSIQKTATFLLDFAQFEGRIKCKKLYYNSHHQNQVFAKNNLEVLDITCVDVRDTSENSADYRLMADCVKAVGLNPSLRTIILVLGDWDYAGLISVLQSLGKKVIIFAQRGSASLKLIKLVGNDNFHFIDELPQLVEEKNQASTTSIKSHINYNEAIEYLIEAINTILSQGKPTLFGRIDKFMRQNCANYQGFSSIHTPDGKKFKSFSQFVDAAVKDGKVQKQGQELFLIELNKLAA, from the coding sequence ATGATACACGCAAATAAATCCTCCGATAGACAAACAAGCCAACAAAAAAATTCTATTGCTATCTTTTGGGATCTTCAGAACGTCTACTCAATTCAAAAAACAGCTACTTTTTTGCTAGATTTTGCCCAATTTGAAGGAAGGATAAAATGCAAAAAGCTATACTACAATTCACATCATCAAAATCAAGTTTTTGCTAAAAATAATTTAGAAGTTCTTGATATTACTTGTGTTGATGTTCGTGATACTTCAGAAAACAGTGCAGATTATCGGTTGATGGCTGACTGTGTTAAAGCAGTTGGGTTGAATCCTTCCCTGAGAACAATTATCCTAGTTTTAGGAGACTGGGACTATGCTGGCTTAATTTCTGTTTTACAATCTTTGGGTAAAAAAGTGATAATTTTTGCTCAAAGAGGTAGCGCAAGTCTAAAGCTCATTAAACTAGTTGGTAATGATAACTTCCACTTTATAGACGAGTTACCTCAGTTAGTTGAGGAAAAGAATCAAGCTTCAACTACTTCCATTAAGTCTCATATTAATTACAATGAGGCTATAGAATATCTAATTGAAGCTATCAACACTATCTTAAGCCAAGGTAAGCCTACTTTATTTGGTCGCATTGACAAATTCATGCGTCAAAACTGTGCTAATTATCAAGGATTTTCATCAATACATACACCTGATGGCAAGAAATTTAAAAGCTTCAGCCAGTTTGTTGATGCTGCTGTAAAAGATGGTAAAGTCCAAAAGCAAGGTCAGGAATTGTTTTTGATTGAATTAAACAAACTGGCTGCCTAA
- a CDS encoding MGH1-like glycoside hydrolase domain-containing protein, translated as MTTQEEIRLAETLDRIAHWHRWGPYLSDRQWGTVREDYSHNGTAWDYFTHDQARSRAYRWGEDGIAGISDNHQRLCFAIALWNGEDAILKERIFGLTGNEGNHGEDVKEYYFYLDNTPTHSYMKMLYKYPQTAFPYSQLVAENQHRSRRELEFELLDTGVFDDNRYFDVFVEYAKNSAEDILIQIKVVNRGSEAKTLHVLPTLWFRNTWSWNGDSSKPTLKEVKLNNGCNTIEASHPTLEKRWLYCQEANDILFTENETNYQRLFGYANTSAYVKDGINDYIVQGLKEAVNPEKIGTKVAANYILTVGAGETKIVKLRLSDAANLVEPLGKDFDAIFRKRQQEADEFYQRITPHSLSEDMRNVQRQAFAGMLWSKQFYHYIVEDWLKGDRNAPPPPKERQNGRNQEWFHLYNEDILSMPDKWEYPWFAAWDLAFHTIPLAMIDPDFAKYQLDVLTREWYMHPNGQIPAYEWKFSDVNPPVHAWATLRIYQIEQKIYGRTDRQFLERVFQKLMLNFTWWVNRKDAKGNNVFQGGFLGLDNIGVFDRSADLPTGGHIDQSDGTSWMGMYCLNMLAIALELAKANPVYEDIATKFFEHFLYIADAMNKIGEMEASLWNESDGFYYDVLHLNEQQITLKVRSMVGLIPLFAIETIEPETLKMLPGFKKRLEWFIRNRPDLRQNVACMETKGIGARRLLAIVSRDKLRSILQKMLDESEFLSPYGIRALSRFHAEHPYTFDVNGCQFRVDYEPAESSSGLFGGNSNWRGPIWFPVNFLLIESLQKFHSYLGNDFKLECPTGSGQMMTLEEVALELSQRLTRIFLRDYSGKRPVYGGMQKFQNDPHWQDLILFYEYFHGDNGAGIGASHQTGWTGLVAKLIQDFGESETQQHEPKIEQDEKAIALA; from the coding sequence ATGACAACTCAGGAAGAAATCAGATTAGCAGAAACCTTAGATCGTATAGCTCATTGGCACAGATGGGGGCCATATTTGAGCGATCGCCAATGGGGAACGGTACGCGAAGATTACAGTCACAATGGTACTGCTTGGGACTATTTTACCCATGACCAAGCCCGTTCTCGCGCCTACCGTTGGGGGGAAGATGGGATTGCTGGTATTTCGGATAATCATCAACGGCTTTGTTTTGCGATCGCACTTTGGAATGGCGAAGATGCTATTCTCAAAGAAAGAATCTTTGGTCTAACTGGTAATGAAGGTAATCACGGTGAAGATGTCAAGGAATATTACTTTTATTTAGACAACACTCCCACCCATTCCTATATGAAAATGCTGTATAAATATCCGCAAACAGCATTTCCATACTCGCAATTAGTTGCAGAAAATCAACACCGCAGTCGCCGAGAACTAGAATTTGAACTACTAGATACAGGTGTGTTTGATGACAACCGCTACTTTGATGTATTTGTAGAATATGCTAAAAATTCTGCGGAAGATATTCTCATCCAAATTAAAGTAGTAAACCGAGGATCAGAAGCAAAGACACTGCACGTGTTACCTACTCTTTGGTTTCGCAATACTTGGTCTTGGAATGGGGATAGCAGCAAACCTACTTTAAAAGAGGTCAAATTAAATAATGGCTGCAATACCATCGAGGCATCTCATCCAACTTTAGAAAAGAGGTGGCTGTATTGTCAAGAAGCAAACGATATTTTATTTACAGAAAATGAGACAAATTACCAGCGATTATTTGGTTATGCCAATACATCTGCTTATGTGAAAGATGGCATTAATGATTATATTGTCCAAGGATTAAAAGAGGCTGTAAATCCAGAAAAAATTGGTACTAAAGTAGCTGCTAATTATATATTAACAGTTGGTGCAGGCGAAACTAAAATTGTGAAATTGCGACTCAGTGATGCAGCAAATTTAGTTGAGCCATTGGGCAAAGATTTTGATGCAATATTTAGGAAGCGACAACAGGAAGCAGATGAATTTTATCAGCGTATCACACCACATTCTCTGAGTGAAGATATGCGGAATGTCCAGCGACAAGCATTTGCAGGGATGTTGTGGAGCAAGCAATTTTATCATTATATTGTAGAGGATTGGCTAAAAGGCGATCGCAACGCACCACCGCCACCAAAAGAACGCCAAAATGGCAGAAATCAAGAGTGGTTTCATCTATATAATGAAGATATTCTTTCCATGCCTGATAAGTGGGAATATCCTTGGTTTGCTGCTTGGGATTTGGCATTTCATACTATTCCTTTGGCAATGATTGATCCAGATTTTGCGAAGTATCAATTGGATGTTTTAACACGGGAATGGTATATGCATCCTAATGGGCAAATTCCTGCTTATGAATGGAAGTTTAGTGATGTTAATCCCCCAGTTCATGCTTGGGCAACTTTGCGGATTTATCAAATTGAACAAAAAATTTATGGGCGTACAGACCGACAGTTTTTAGAACGGGTGTTTCAAAAGTTGATGCTAAATTTTACTTGGTGGGTGAATCGTAAAGATGCCAAAGGTAACAATGTTTTTCAAGGTGGATTTTTAGGATTAGATAATATTGGTGTATTTGATCGCAGTGCAGACCTGCCCACAGGTGGACATATAGACCAATCTGATGGTACAAGTTGGATGGGAATGTATTGTTTAAATATGCTGGCAATCGCTTTAGAGTTAGCCAAGGCTAATCCTGTTTATGAAGACATTGCCACCAAGTTCTTTGAGCATTTCTTGTATATTGCTGATGCGATGAATAAAATTGGCGAAATGGAAGCCAGTTTATGGAATGAATCAGACGGTTTTTACTACGATGTGCTGCATTTAAATGAACAGCAGATTACCTTAAAAGTGCGGTCAATGGTAGGATTAATTCCCTTGTTTGCCATCGAAACAATTGAACCAGAAACCTTAAAAATGCTTCCCGGTTTTAAAAAGCGGTTGGAATGGTTTATCCGAAATCGTCCTGATTTACGACAAAATGTAGCTTGCATGGAAACGAAAGGAATAGGTGCTAGGAGACTGCTGGCGATCGTTTCCAGAGATAAACTAAGAAGTATTCTGCAAAAAATGCTCGATGAAAGCGAATTTTTGAGTCCCTATGGTATTCGCGCACTTTCGAGATTTCACGCTGAACATCCTTATACTTTTGATGTCAACGGTTGTCAATTTCGTGTAGATTATGAACCGGCTGAATCTAGTAGTGGTTTATTTGGTGGTAATTCTAACTGGCGCGGTCCTATTTGGTTCCCGGTGAATTTCTTACTCATTGAATCTCTACAAAAGTTTCATTCTTATCTGGGAAATGATTTTAAACTCGAATGTCCTACAGGTTCTGGTCAAATGATGACACTTGAGGAAGTTGCATTAGAATTATCTCAAAGATTAACTAGAATTTTCTTAAGAGATTATTCTGGAAAACGACCTGTTTATGGTGGAATGCAAAAGTTTCAAAACGATCCACATTGGCAGGATTTAATTTTGTTTTATGAGTATTTTCATGGTGATAATGGAGCCGGAATTGGAGCTAGTCATCAAACAGGATGGACAGGTTTAGTTGCTAAATTAATCCAGGATTTTGGTGAGTCTGAAACACAACAACATGAACCAAAAATTGAGCAGGATGAAAAGGCGATCGCTTTAGCATAA
- a CDS encoding DUF1819 family protein, translating to MTETAYAARTNHAFVLTETLRVAELMYQGATQEDIRQRVLVEDLFQLRSQVSRERALQTVLKRLLQVPEEYIQLIATSNPDTRRFTILFLILREHRLLRELIAEVLLDKIKGFDYVVTTADLRTFFEGKRDQNSTVAAWSDSTYKKAASNTLLVLVNAGLLQPTSPRGNYQIRSVPVPSALRQQLLADRLDYYLTLMLDF from the coding sequence ATGACTGAAACGGCTTATGCTGCTCGGACTAACCACGCTTTTGTTTTGACTGAAACCCTTCGAGTTGCTGAACTGATGTATCAAGGTGCAACCCAGGAAGATATTCGGCAACGAGTATTGGTAGAGGATTTATTTCAACTGCGCTCTCAAGTTTCTCGTGAGCGGGCGCTGCAAACTGTTCTCAAACGCCTTCTGCAAGTGCCAGAGGAGTATATTCAATTAATTGCCACTAGCAACCCTGATACCCGTCGATTCACCATATTGTTCCTGATTCTGCGAGAACACCGCCTTCTGCGCGAACTCATCGCTGAAGTCCTGCTGGACAAAATTAAGGGTTTTGATTACGTTGTAACGACCGCTGACTTGCGAACCTTCTTTGAAGGAAAGCGAGATCAAAATTCAACCGTGGCTGCATGGTCAGACTCCACCTATAAAAAGGCTGCTAGCAACACCTTACTAGTGCTAGTAAATGCGGGTCTATTGCAACCCACGTCCCCAAGAGGAAATTATCAAATTCGTTCTGTTCCGGTGCCATCAGCTTTGCGTCAACAATTACTCGCTGATAGGCTAGATTATTACCTGACTCTTATGCTTGATTTTTAA